From the Eschrichtius robustus isolate mEscRob2 chromosome 3, mEscRob2.pri, whole genome shotgun sequence genome, the window tttttaatcagtcatcaatttttatacacatcactttatacatgtcaatcccaatcacccaattcagcacaccaccatccccaccccaccgcagttttccccccttggtgtccatacgtttgttctctacatctgtgtctcaacttctgccctgcaacccggttcatctgtaccatttttctaggttccacatacatgcgttaatatacaatatttgtttttctctttctgacttacttcactctgtacgacagtctctagatccatccacgtctcaacaaatgactcaatttcgttcctttttatggctgagtaatattccattgtatgtatgtaccacatcttctttatccattcgtctgttgatgggcatttaggttgcttccatgacctggctattgtaaatagtgctgcaatgaacattcgggtgcatgtgtctttttgaattacggttttctctgggtatatgcccagtagtgggattgctgggtcatatggtaattctatttttagtttttttttttttaatgctattcttgtctgcttacattctttttatttatgtatgtatgtatgtatgtatgtatggctgtgttgcgtcctcgtttctgtgcgagggctttctctagttgtggcaagcgggggccactcttcatcgcggtgcgcgggcctctcactatcgcggcctctcgttgccgagcacaggctccagacgcgcaggctcagtaattgtggcttacgggccgagttgctccgcggcatgtgggatcttcccagaccagggctcgaacccgcgtcccctgcattggcaggcagattctcaaccactgcgccaccagggaagcccctatttttagttttttaaggagcctccatactattctccatagtggctgtatcaatttatattcccaccaacagtgcaagagggttcccttttctccacaccctctccagcatttgttgtttgtagattttctgatgatgccctttctaactggtgtgaggtgatacctcattgtagttttgatttgcatttctctaataattagtgatgttgagcatcttttcatgtgcttcgtggctgtctgtatgtcttctttggagaaatgtctatttaggtcttctgcccatttttggattggggtgtttgtttctttaatattgagctgaatgagctgtttatatattttggagattaatcctttgtccgttgattcgtttgcaaatattttctcccattctgagggttgtcttttcgtcttgtttatggtttcctttgctgtgcaaaagctttgaagtttcattaggtcccatttgtttatttttgtttttatttccattactctaggaggtggatcaaaaaagatcttgctgtggtttatgtcacagagtgttcttcctgtgttttcctctaggagttttatagtgtccagtcttacatttaggtctctaatccattttgagtttatttttgtgtatggtgttagggagtattctaatttcattcttttacatgtagctgtccagttttcccagcaccacttattgaagagactgtcttttctccattttatatctttgcctcctttgtcatagattagttgaccataggtgcgtgggtttatctctgggctttctatcttgttctgttgatctatgtttctgtttttgtgccagtaccatattgtcttgattactgtagctttgtagtatagtctgaagtcagggagtctgattcctccagctccgtttttttccctcaagactgctttggctattcggggtcttttgtgtctccatacaaattttaagatgatttgttctagttccgtaaaaaatgccattggtaatttgatagggattgcattgaatctgtagattgctttgggtagtatagtcattttcacaatattgattcttccaatccaagaacatggtatatctctccatctgttggtatcatctttaatttctttcatcagtgtcttatagttttctgcatacaggtcttttgtctccctaggtaggtttattcctaggtattttattctttttgttgcaatggtaaatgggagtgtttccataatttctctttcagatttttcatcactagtgtataggaatgcaagagatttctgtgcattaattttgtatcctgcaactttaccaaattcattgattagctctagtagttttctggtggcatttttaggattctctatgtatagtatcatgtcatctgcaaacagtgacagttttacttcttttccaatttgtattccttttatttctttttcttctctgattgctgtggctaggacttccaaaactatgttgaataatagtggtgagagtggacatccttgtctcattcctgttcttagaggaaatgctttcagtttttcaccattgagaatgatgtttgctgtgggtttgtcgtatatggcctttattatgttgaggtaggttccctctatgcccactttctggagagtttttatcataaatgggtgttgaattttgtcagaagctttttctgcatctattgagatgatcatatggtttttattcttcaatttgttcatatggtgtatcacattgattgatttgcgtatattgaagaatccttgcatccctgggataaatcccacttggtcatggtgtatgatccttttaatgtgttgttggattctgtttgctagtattttgttgaggatttttgcatctatattcatcagtgatattggcctgtaattttcttttattgtagtatctttgtctggttttggtatcagggtgatgatggcctcatagaatgagtttgggagtgttccttcctctgcaattctttggaagagtttgagaaggatgggtgttagctcttctctaaatgtttgatagaattcacctgtgaagccatctggtcctggacttttgttggttggaagatttttaatcacagtttcaatttcattacttgtgattggtctgttcatattttctgtttcttcctggttcagtcttggaaggttatacctttctgagaatttgtccatttcttccaggttgtccattttattggcatagagttgcttgtagtagtctcttaggatgctttgtatttctgcggtgtctgttgtaacttctcctttttcatttctaattttattgatttgagtcctctccctctttttcttgatgagtctggctaatggtctatcaattttgcttatcttctctaagaaccagttttgagttttattgatctttgctattgttttctttgtttctatttcatttatttctgctctgatctttatgatttctttccttctgctaactttgggttttgtttattcttttttctctagttcctttaggtgtaaggttagattgtttacttgagatttttcttgtttctttaggtaggcttgtatagctataaacttccctcttagaactgcttttgctgcatcccataggttttgtgtcgtcgtgttttcattgtcatttgtctccaggtattttttgatttcctctttgatttcttcagtgatctcttggttatttagtaacgtattgtttagcctccatgtgtttgtgcttttcacgttttttcccctgtaattcatttctgatctcatagcgttgtggtcagaaaagattcttgatatgatttcaattttcttaaatttactgaagcttggtttgtgacccaagatgtgatctatcctggagaatgttctgtgcgcacttgagaagaaagtgtaatctgctgtttttggatggaatgtcctataaatatcaattaaatctctctggtctattgtgtcatttaaagcttctgtttccttatttattttcattttggatgatctgtccattggtgtaagtgaggtgttaaagtcccccactattattgtgttactgtcgatttcctcttttatagctgttagcagttgccttatgtattgaggtgctcctatgttgggtgcatatatatttataattgttatatcttcttcttggattgatccctggatcattatgtagtgtccttccttgtctcttgtaacattctttattttaaagtctattttatctgatatgagtatagctactccagctttcttttgatttccatttgcatggaatatctttttccatcccctcactttcagtctgtatgtgtccctaggtctgaagtgggtctcttgtagacatcatatatattggtcttgtttttgtatccattcagcaagcctgtgtcttttggttggagcatttaatccattcacgtttaaggtaattatcgacatgtatgttcctatgaccattttcttaattgttttgggcttgtttttgtaggtccttttcttctcttgtgtttcccacttagagaagttcctttagcatttgttgtagagctggtttggtggtgctgaattctcttagcttttgcttgtctgtaaagcttttgatttctccatcgaatctaaatgagatccttgccgggtagagtaatcttggttgtaggttcttcccgttcatcactttaagtatatcatgccactcccttctggcttgtagagtttctgctgagaaatcagctgttaaccttatgggagttcccttgtatgttatttgtcgtttttcccttgctgctttcaataatttttctttgtctttaatttttgccaatttgattactatgtgtctcagcgtgtttctccttgggtttatcctgcctgggactctctgtgcttcctggacttgggtggctatttcctttcccatgttagggaagttttctactataatctcttcaaatattttctctggtcctttctctctctcttctccttctggggcccctataatgcgaatgttgttgtgtttaatgttgtcccagaggtctcttaggctgtcttcatttcttttcattcttttttcgttagtctgttccgcagcagtgaattccaccattctgtcttccaggtcacttatccgttcttctgcctcagttattctgctattgattccttctagtgtagttttcatttcagttattgtattggtcatctctgtttgtttgttctttaattcttctaggtctttgttaaacatttcttgcatcttctcgatctttgcctccattcttattccgaggtcctggatcgtcttcactatcattattctgaattctttttctggaaggttgcctatctccacttcatttagttgtttttctggggttttatcttgttccttcatctggtatatagccctctgccttttcatcttgtctatctttctgtgaatgtggtttttgttccacaggctgcaggattgtagtttttcttgcttcttctccTAAATATCATTCTTAATGGTAAAATTTTAGCAGCATTTCCATTCAGCTGATGAAGCATGCTATCCCATTCACTATAGCAATAAAACCTATAAGCAacagaaataaatctaacaaaaaacATGCAAGATCTTAAAGAAAATAAGGGAACATAACTGAAGAATATGAAAGAAGACCTAACTGAGTGGCAAATTATACCATATTCATGGATGATAAGGCTCAATATTATAAAGATGTGAGTTCTCCCattaattaatctataaattcaattccagaaaaaaaatccctataggatattttttaagtgaaacttTATAAGCTTATCCTAATTTTTATATAGAAGAACAAAGAGacaatcagaatttttaaaaattatttatttatttattttggctgcaccaagtcttagctgcagcacacaggatcttcgttgcggtgtgcgggatctttagttgcagcatgtgaactcttagttgtggcatgcatgcggcatctagttccccaaccagagatcgaagctgggccccctgaattgggagcatggagtcttacccactggaccaccagggaagtacccagaattttttttttaatgttatttgaaGAAGACCTAGGTGGGGGAACTCATTTTAGAGATTTAGTAATTAAAGCTGTGACGTATTGGTGCAGAGAGATAGACAAATTAAACTGAACAGACAGCTCAGAAATAGATCCGTGAATTTATGGAAACTAGATGTATAACAGAGGTAGCATTACAGATTAGTGGGGAAAGGATTTGCTGTTCAATAAGCACTGCCAGAAAGATTGATTatctatatgaaaaaaaattagaataccATATGCAAAATCAATAGTAGATTAAAGCcctaaaagtgaaaaacagaactttaaaaaatatctttatgtcCTTGAGATAGTGATTTCTTAAACGAGATAGAGAAAACACTTTAAgagattgataaatttgactgtATTAAAACTGAAAGCTGCTTTTTAATGAAAACTACCTTTAATGGAGTTTAAAAGGTAAACCACAGATGAGAGAAGATATCTGCAAGGCAtataactgataaaggattagtaTGTTGTATATATAAAGGATacctataaatcaataagaaaaagataacccagttttacaaataagaaaggaTATTGTGTAGATAGCATTATTGGCCCCAGTTCATTACCCGCTGCCAACATTCACACACTTTGTTGTATGACTTTGCAGTTCTTCTCACTAACAGACCAGAGGATATTTCTTCTCCCCTTGACTTTAGATTTGgccatgtgatttgctttggTCTATTAGAATATGTGACAGTGTGGCAGTTACAAGCCTAAGCCTTACGAGACCTCATGTATTTCCACTTGGGCTTTTATACTTCAGCCATTGTCATGAGAGGAAATTGTCCGGGCTGGCCCACTACTCCCAGGAGGAAGATGTAAGACCATATAATAACATAGCCACTTCAGACAAGCTGCCCCATCCAACCCAAAGGCACTAAGCTAAATAAATACTATTGTATAACATTGTTTTTGTGGTTAGTTGTTATTCAGTGTTACTTGACAACATTGTAATTAGCAAGGAAATTCACTTAATCATGGTCAACAAACATTAAAAGTTGTTCAGTCCATACAGATAAAAACAATAGCATACCATTGCATATCCATAAGATTGgcaaaatttaaaagtctgataATATTAAGTGTTGGCAAAAATTGAGAAGTAGAAATAGATATATACCATTCGTGGGAGTGCACACCTAAAAAGTAGGTGACATGATTCTGGCCATTGAGTTGCAAGTGTCAGTCCCCTGGATGTGGCATCTGGAAGAACTATATTTTTTCCtgataaaaaagaagataaactgGGCTGGTAATTGccttttgtctttttgtcttcttcctgcCATTGAGTTGCAAGTGTCAGTCCCCTGGATGTGGCATCTGGAAGAACTATATTTTTTCCtgataaaaaagaagataaactgGGCTGGTAATTGccttttgtctttttgtcttcttcctgcCATTGAGTTGCAAGTGTCAGTCCCCTGGATGTGGCATCTggaagaactattttttttttctgataaaaaaGAAGATAGACTGGGCTGGTAATTGccttttgtctttttgtcttcttcctgcCAGGAATATGGACATGAGACTGCAGATGGGGCACTCATCTTGCAGCATGaggtgttttaatttcattacttataTTTTTCGTATATTAAATTCATTTGATTCCTCTTCAAAcctacctcttcttttttttcccttttcttatggataataataataaaaggagaaTAGCTAAAATTTGTGAAGTACTTACTACATGCCAAACACTGTTTTGAGTGGTATATGTACATcaactcattcaatcctcacaataatcctatgaaaTAAGTGCTATTTTTGGTTCCACTTTACAGTTAAGGAAACAGCAATACAAAGGTTAAATACATTGCCCAggttcacacagctagttaagtgATAGAGCTAGAATTCCAATCAAGCTACCTGGTTCTAGTGTCTGTGCTTATAACTATGTGCTAGTCTATATCACCTTTTATCTTTGATCATTTTAAACATACTTATTTAATAGCCTATTAGATTTTTGTACTATTTTTCTCAAATTCTTGAGGTTCTAATTCCCTGCTTGTTATGCCTGCTGATTCTTCTTTATAAAGAACAATTTCCTtgtgtcttttaatatttttgactcattcattcaacagcatTGATTGAGCAGCTATTGTTTGCTCAAGTGCCGTTCAAGGGGCTGGGAATATATAAGTAAACAAAACAGGCAAACTCTGCTCTCTTGGACCTTAAATTCTAGTAGGAGAAAACAAAGAGTAAACGAGTAAGGGGACAGAGAGTGGGAGGAGGTTCTTACATGGAATggtaaagggggcttccctggtggtgcagtggttaagaatccacctgccaatgcaggggacacgggtttgagccctggtctgggaagatcccacatgccacggagcaactaagcccatgcaccacaactactgagcctgcgctctagagccggtgctccacaacaagagaagccactgcaataagcctgcgcactgcaacgaagagtagccccctcttccctcaactagagaaagcctgcgcacatcaatgaagacccaacgcagccaaaaattaactaattaattaatttaaaaagaatggtAAAGGAAAgcctttatttaaattaatttattttaattaattaattttttttaaaaagaatggtaAAGGGAGAAGAAATCTTCTCCCTTCATTCTTCACCTGGCTAATGGTAAAggataaggtgacatttgagcagagacctagaAAATGTGAGAATGTGAGCTATATGTATATCTGGAGGAAGCATTTCCAAGCAGAAGGCATAGCAAGTACAAGGCTGCATGACAGGAACATGCCTTGAATGTTTGGGAACAAGCAGAGGTCTTTGGAGCTGGATTGCAGTGTGTGAGGGGTAGAGCAAAGAGATGCGGGAAGAGAGGTACCAGGAGGGGCAGGATGCAGATGGTGTAGGTCATGAGAAGAACTTTGGGGTCGGGTGGGGAACCTTTCTTTGGAGGGTTTTGTGCAGAGAGGTAACATGATTTCACTCGTGTTTCAGAAGCGTCACCATGGCTGCTGTATTCAGACTAGACTGAAGTTGCAAGGAGACTAATTAGGAGGCTGTTGATAATAGGTGATGGAGTGAAGTGGTAACAGCAGTAGCACAGAAGTGGTAGgattttggatttgttttgaaGGTAAAGCTGGCAACACACAGTCAAAGATGACTCTTCATGTTTTTGGTCTAAATAAGTGGAATGGAGTTACCATTTCCTGAGACGGATAAGACTGTAGGAAAGGCAGGTTTAAGATGAGGATGAATTAAGAGTGGTTTGGGATCTGTTGAGCTCAGGATGCCTATTAAACATCTAAGTGGAGATGCAGATAAACAGATAATTTGAGCCTGAGGTTCAGGGAAGAGGTCAGGGGCTAGATATGTAAAATGGTATTTAAAGCTATGAGACTGGATGGGCTCACCTAGGGAATGATATAAGTAGAGGAGAGGTCTGAGCCCTGAGGCCTGGGACATTCCAGCTGTAGGGGAGAAGAAATTTTCCTTGACCTTCTTCCGGGCTGTGTCTGAAAATCAAACTAACAGATTAGCAGGAGAAATGCATACAAATTTACTCAATATAAATTTTACATGACACAGAAGGCTTCATAAAGAAATGAAGGCCCGAAGAGACAGACCTGAGTATTTTTATGCTAGGCTTGGTGAAGAGTGGAGAGTCGTGGAAGAATGTGGTAGAATAAGGAGTAAGAGGTAAGGTTAGAAAACTGGGGCACACCCAGCAAAGCCTGTTTGTTCAGAGTCTTCTCAGCGTCCCTTTGTCTTCTGAGATAAGGAGGCTCCTTTCCTCTGGGTGTAGGGTGGACACCTCTCACCTCAGGGTTTTGTGATCTGTTGCAGCGGAAAAGGGAGGGGGTGTCAGAgtgaccttcctgcttctgctgtttACTCAGACTCCTTTCGTtcaaaatattcaatatgccaaggtgccatCTTGGGGGGTAGCATGTCCTGAATCCCAAAGCACTTAGAGCTTAGACAAGGAAGAGCCAGGAGAGGAGACTGAGGAGTGAGCAATAGGAGAAGAACCATGAAGGAGTGGTGTCCTGGCAGCCAAGTAAGTGCAACAAGTGTTTCAGGATGAAAAGAGTGATCCACTGTGTCAGTAAAATGAGGACAAAGAAGTGACCATTGGATTTGACAACATGCAGGTTACTAATGATCTTTCAAAAAATGGGTTTTGATGGATGGGGATGGAAACCTGATTAGAATGGGAGAAGTGAAGATAGCAAATGAAAAAACCAAGACAAAAAACTCTTTCAATGAACTCTGTGTAAAGGGAGCAGAGAAATGGAGTAGTAGCCAGAAATAGATGTGAAATCAAGGGGAGTTTTTACGATAGGCCATATTAGACATCATGGTGGTACAATATTGGGAATGATCCACTCTGTACAGAGACGGGAATGACTGAGTTCAGTTGAAGCAGAGCTTATTTCCCACCTGGCCTGGGTTCTGAGAGCTTCCCTCCTGAGCAGTTTGGCATTTGCTTCTGCAAGGTGTCCCCACAGACACCAACAGCCCAGGACTAATTCTCATGTTAATTTTTCAGTTTGAGGTTTCCCACACCAAGCAGGTAAAATAAATTTGGACTCCAGAACCTCAAAAAGCACAACCTTGGGTTTGATATCTCACCtagggatttttttcttcccaaccAAGGCCCTGCAAAGACaaactttctttgccttttccctgGACTTCGGGGCAAAGTTTACTAGTCCTTTTTCATTACGGTTGAATCCTTAGAGAGTTCCAATTTCTGTTACTGATAAAAACCGGAGCCCATGTTGCTGCCCCAGCAGCTCAGCCATACGTGTTTAAAGCTTTGGCTATATTTTAACCAGCATCTCTAGAGATTTGTGACAGCAAAGTTTCAGCACTTTCTAGACCACCATTTTGCTGGAATCAGAAATCTTCTCCCTTCATTCTTCACCTGGCTAATTCCTAGTCGCCTTtgaggtctcagcttaaatgtgaCTTCTTGGAGAGGTATTCCCTAACCCTCTCCATCCCAATCTAAACTAGTTCACCTTTTTATACTAAGAGCACGCTCCTTCTGTCTTAGCGCTTAACTTGTCATTTATAACTTCATATGAGTATTTGTTTCAAGCTGGTACCCATCTAGATTAAAAACTACATGGAGGCAAGAATCAAGCCTGTTTAGTTCACCATATATAGCAGAAGGCCTGATTTATAGAAGATGCTCAATCAGGTTCGGTGACTGAACAAATAATTGTCTAAAAATCTAGTAACTAACTAAGAGTAGAGTCTTACATGATATCCTGAAACCCATTATCTTCTGTCTTGGAGACGATATTCTCTAAGGAGAAAgtgtttttaatggaaaaaggACAGAGGTTTCTGACTGTCATTTTACTTGACTCAGAGAAGCAGTGTTACTCCGATTTTGGTAACCactgtgtcttttcctctttAGAATGGAGATCTCCTCTCATCAGTCTCACCTCCTGCAACAACTGAATGAGCAGCGCAGGCAGGATGTATTTTGTGACTGCAGTATTCTGGTTGAAGGAAAGGTCTTTAAAGCCCATCGAAATGTATTATTTGCTAGTAGCGGCTACTTTAAAATGCTTCTTTCCCAGAACTCCAAGGAGACAAGTCAGCCAACCACAGCGACATTTCAGGCTTTCTCCCCTGACACTTTTACAGTTATCCTGGACTTTGTCTATTCCGGCAAGCTCTCTCTCACAGGTCAGAATGTCATAGAAGTGATGTCCGCTGCTAGCTTCCTTCAGATGACTGATGTCATTAGTGTATGTAAGACCTTTATTAAATCTTCATTAGACattagtgaaaaagaaaaggatcgCTATTTCAGCCTTTCGGATAAAAATGCCAGCTGTGATGGTATAGAACGCTCCTCTTTTTATAGCGGCGGCTGGCAAGATGAAAGCagttctccacattctcacctaAGCCCAGATCAAGGAACAGGTATAAGTGGGAAATCTTGGAGTAAATATAATTACCATCCAGCCTCCCAAAGGAATACTCAACAGCCTCTGGCCAAGCATGAACAAAGGAAAGATTCCATTAAAAAATCCAAACATTTGAGGTTGTCACAGCCTTCTGAAATGGCTCATTATAAGTCAAGCAAACGAGAAGCACGAACATCTGATTCTTCCAGCCACATTTTGCAATCTGAAGAACGGGCACAAATGGATGCGGAAATGGACTCTACTCCTGTTGGCTATCAGTATGGTCAAGGATCTGATGTCACATCAAGAAGTTTTCCAGGTACCCAGAAAGAGAATCAGTCCCCTCAATCAGGTTCCAAGACTCTGATGTAAATCAATCCTATCTCAACATGCCCTTACTTTTAGGTGTTATGGGCAGTTGaaacaagtgatttttttaaagtcatactTCTCTAATGAAATCTATGcataaaacacaaattttaaaaattataatactggATAAATTTAATGAAGTCAAAACAATAGAGTTCTGAGGGTCAGAAACCCATGAATTTCCAAACCTGCTTATCTGTGGGCAATTAGATTACTGTTAAATGTTTAAAgctcttttgtaaaatggtt encodes:
- the ZBTB8A gene encoding zinc finger and BTB domain-containing protein 8A, whose translation is MEISSHQSHLLQQLNEQRRQDVFCDCSILVEGKVFKAHRNVLFASSGYFKMLLSQNSKETSQPTTATFQAFSPDTFTVILDFVYSGKLSLTGQNVIEVMSAASFLQMTDVISVCKTFIKSSLDISEKEKDRYFSLSDKNASCDGIERSSFYSGGWQDESSSPHSHLSPDQGTGISGKSWSKYNYHPASQRNTQQPLAKHEQRKDSIKKSKHLRLSQPSEMAHYKSSKREARTSDSSSHILQSEERAQMDAEMDSTPVGYQYGQGSDVTSRSFPDDLPRMRFKCPYCTHVVKRKADLKRHLRCHTGERPYPCQACGKRFSRLDHLSSHFRTIHQACKLICRKCKRHVTDLTGQVVQEGTRRYRLCNECLAEVGIDSLPIDLEAEQHLMSPSDGDKDSRWHLGEDENRSYVEIVEDGSADLVIQQVDDSEEEEEKEIKPNIR